In the genome of cyanobacterium endosymbiont of Braarudosphaera bigelowii, one region contains:
- the lptB gene encoding LPS export ABC transporter ATP-binding protein: protein MTLILENIHKTYGKRNIVNRVSIRVAPGEIVGLLGPNGAGKTTTFYIATGLIKPDKGKVWLYQQDVTCLPLHKRARLGIGYMTQQPSIFRYLTVQENIQVALEQTNITFKQRAQRLNGLLKEFRLEKIAHTKGSQISGGERRRTELARSLAMGKKGPDFLLLDEPFAGVDPIAVSEIQVMIAQLQERKMGILITDHNVRETLAITNRAYIMRDGQILAAGSAEELYSNSLVRQYYLGENFQI, encoded by the coding sequence ATGACACTGATTTTAGAGAATATACACAAAACTTATGGAAAGCGGAATATTGTCAATCGGGTTAGCATTAGAGTAGCACCTGGTGAAATTGTCGGATTACTTGGTCCTAATGGTGCGGGTAAGACTACTACTTTTTATATAGCAACAGGTTTAATTAAACCTGACAAAGGAAAAGTCTGGTTATATCAACAAGATGTTACCTGTTTACCTTTGCATAAGAGAGCTCGTTTGGGTATTGGCTATATGACCCAACAACCTAGTATTTTTAGATATCTTACTGTTCAAGAAAATATTCAAGTTGCCCTCGAACAAACAAATATTACTTTCAAACAAAGAGCACAACGTCTTAATGGTTTACTTAAAGAGTTTCGTTTAGAAAAAATTGCTCATACAAAAGGATCTCAAATATCAGGAGGAGAGAGACGTAGAACAGAGTTAGCACGTTCTTTAGCCATGGGGAAAAAAGGGCCAGACTTTTTATTATTAGACGAACCTTTTGCCGGAGTCGATCCTATTGCTGTTTCAGAAATCCAAGTCATGATTGCTCAGTTACAAGAACGTAAAATGGGAATCCTTATTACCGATCATAACGTACGCGAAACTCTTGCTATAACTAATCGAGCTTATATCATGCGTGATGGTCAAATCCTAGCAGCTGGAAGTGCTGAAGAGCTATATAGTAATTCTTTAGTACGACAATATTACTTAGGAGAAAACTTCCAAATCTAA
- a CDS encoding type 1 glutamine amidotransferase, giving the protein MSQKLILNIGWLYPNLMSTYGDRGNVICLQRRSQWRNILVNIIPLDQKVDASCFSKIDIVVGGGAQDRQQEIVMRDLKGAKAEMLKFKLDKGTPGVFTCASPQLLGHYYESASGQRINGLGLLDIVTKHSGSNISRCVGNMVFQITASPLAEEIKQMSGENPFVIGFENHGGRTYLGNVQSLGKIILGYGNNGEDGCEGVFYRHAIATYSHGPLLAKNSFITDWLIKTALKEKYQEDITLINIDDNLEKQARKTILKKLKLFSSI; this is encoded by the coding sequence ATGTCACAAAAACTAATACTAAATATTGGGTGGTTATATCCTAATTTAATGAGTACATATGGTGATAGGGGGAATGTCATTTGTTTACAAAGACGTAGCCAATGGAGAAATATACTGGTTAATATTATTCCTCTTGACCAAAAAGTTGATGCATCTTGTTTTTCCAAAATTGATATAGTTGTTGGCGGAGGAGCTCAAGACCGCCAACAAGAAATTGTCATGAGAGATCTGAAAGGAGCTAAAGCAGAAATGTTAAAATTTAAGTTAGATAAGGGTACTCCTGGTGTTTTTACTTGTGCCTCTCCTCAACTTTTAGGTCATTACTATGAATCTGCTTCTGGTCAACGTATCAATGGATTAGGTTTACTGGATATAGTTACGAAGCATTCTGGATCAAATATATCCCGATGTGTTGGCAATATGGTATTTCAGATTACAGCATCTCCTTTAGCAGAGGAAATCAAACAAATGTCAGGTGAAAATCCTTTTGTTATAGGTTTTGAAAATCATGGTGGACGCACTTATTTAGGTAATGTTCAGTCCTTAGGAAAAATAATATTAGGATATGGAAATAATGGAGAAGATGGATGTGAAGGAGTTTTTTATCGGCATGCTATTGCAACTTATTCGCATGGTCCATTATTAGCAAAAAATTCATTTATTACTGATTGGTTGATAAAAACAGCATTAAAAGAAAAGTACCAAGAAGATATAACTCTCATAAATATTGATGATAATTTAGAAAAACAAGCAAGAAAGACTATTTTAAAAAAATTGAAATTATTTTCTAGTATATAA
- a CDS encoding LptF/LptG family permease produces MRIKIPSLSVVDRYLFLELLSPFLFGMGIFTSLGLSIGTLFDLVRRVTESGLVLTVAFQILLLKIPGFLSLAFPMAILLAALMAYSRLSSDSEIIALRSLGIGIYRLVVPVVIFGFIVTGCAFIVNDWIAPAATHKAAIILEEAVNQKRPDFKRHNIVYPEYKTIKGKNGQESNILTRLFHAEEYNGEEMKGLTILDRTQEGVNQIVTSESATWNISSNTWDFFNGTIYLIAPDGSYRNIVRFQHQQLALPKAPLDLAGRRQNFTEMTISETKEYLKAVQFSGNEKRIRKVKVRLQEKYAMPFVCLIFGLVGASVGVRPQNTNRATSFGVCVGLIFGYYILAFMSTSLGIWGILTPFLGAWLPNILGLGAGSLLLAQSASLK; encoded by the coding sequence ATGAGAATAAAGATTCCTAGCTTATCAGTTGTAGATCGTTATTTATTTTTAGAGCTATTATCACCTTTCCTCTTTGGAATGGGAATTTTCACTTCCTTAGGCTTATCTATTGGAACTTTGTTTGATTTAGTACGCCGAGTAACAGAGTCAGGATTAGTTTTAACAGTTGCCTTTCAGATTTTATTGTTAAAAATTCCAGGATTTTTAAGTTTGGCTTTTCCTATGGCTATACTATTAGCAGCTTTAATGGCGTATAGTCGCTTGTCTAGTGATAGTGAAATTATCGCTTTACGTAGTTTAGGCATAGGAATATATCGTCTAGTAGTTCCTGTAGTCATTTTCGGTTTCATAGTAACAGGATGTGCATTCATCGTTAATGACTGGATAGCTCCTGCTGCAACTCATAAAGCAGCCATAATATTAGAAGAAGCTGTTAATCAGAAACGTCCTGATTTTAAAAGACATAATATTGTTTATCCAGAATATAAAACCATTAAGGGAAAAAATGGTCAAGAATCTAATATCTTGACTCGGTTATTTCATGCTGAAGAATATAATGGTGAAGAGATGAAAGGTTTAACTATCTTAGACAGAACACAAGAAGGTGTTAATCAAATTGTTACCTCTGAGTCTGCAACTTGGAATATTTCAAGTAATACCTGGGACTTCTTTAACGGCACCATTTATCTTATTGCTCCAGACGGTTCATACCGTAACATTGTACGTTTCCAGCATCAGCAACTAGCATTACCCAAAGCTCCCTTAGATCTAGCAGGTCGCAGACAAAATTTTACTGAAATGACTATATCAGAAACTAAAGAATATCTTAAAGCAGTTCAATTTAGTGGAAATGAGAAACGTATCAGAAAAGTTAAAGTACGCCTACAGGAGAAATATGCTATGCCCTTTGTTTGTTTAATTTTTGGCTTAGTTGGTGCTTCTGTTGGAGTAAGGCCCCAAAATACTAATAGAGCAACTAGTTTTGGCGTATGTGTAGGGCTAATTTTTGGATATTATATCCTTGCTTTTATGAGTACTTCATTAGGTATTTGGGGTATTCTCACTCCATTCTTAGGAGCTTGGTTACCTAATATTCTGGGATTAGGTGCAGGTAGTTTGTTATTAGCTCAATCAGCAAGTCTAAAATAA